The following DNA comes from Streptococcus canis.
TTTACAGAAAATTGTTGACACAGCTGAGATTGATCAGTCGGTCAACGTTATTGAAATTGGTCCTGGAATCGGGGCTTTGACAGAATTTTTGGCAGAAAATGCTGCCGAAGTGATGGCTTTTGAGATTGATGACCGCTTGGTACCAATTTTGGCAGACACCCTGCGTGATTTTGATAATGTGCAGGTGGTTAACCAAGATATTTTAAAGGCTGATTTGCAGACCCAAATCAAGCAGTTTAAAAATCCTGATCTGCCTATCAAGGTGGTGGCTAACCTGCCTTACTACATTACCACACCTATCCTCATGCACTTGATTGAGAGTAAGATTCCATTCCAAGAATTTGTAGTCATGATGCAACGTGAAGTGGCAGACCGTATTTCTGCTGAGCCAAATACCAAAGCTTATGGTTCCTTGTCTATTGCGGTGCAGTATTACATGACGGCTAAGGTTGCCTTCATTGTGCCGCGCACCGTCTTTGTACCTGCTCCAAATGTCGATAGTGCTATCCTCAAAATGGTGCGTCGCGACCAGCCTTTGATTGAGGTTAAGGACGAAGATTTCTTTTTCAGGGTGTCTCGTCTCAGCTTTGTCCACCGTCGCAAGACCTTGTGGAATAACTTGACCAGCCATTTTGGTAAGTCTGAAGACAGTAAAGCCAAACTTGAAAAAGGTCTGGCACTAGCAAATATCAAGCCCTCTATTCGTGGTGAGGCCTTGTCTATTCAAGATTTTGGAAAATTAGCTGACGCTTTAAAAGACGTTGGATTATAAACAACCTTCCCAGTTATTTGGGAAGCTTTTTTGTTTCCAAGTGTCCTGTGTTTGTTGCTAAGTGAACAAGGCATTATGGCTTTGAACAATCAATTCGTCAAAAAATTTTCGTAGGGAGACTTTCCCACCTTGTAAACCTTGTTTTTGAATAACTTGCATTTCAAGGTGGATATTTTGATAGCCAAAAAGGGCATTGGCATATTGGAGTGAGATGTCATTTTCAAAATCATTGATACACAGATGAGCAATGTTCACCATTGCTTTTTTGACGGCTCGCCGTACTCGTTGCAGCATAATTTTTTGAGCATGGGCATCTAGGGATAGGTGTTTTTCAAAATCAATCTGTTCAAAGGAAATGGTATATTCTAGCATGAGGTTACAGATGGTCATAATATCAGTATAACCGGCTTCAGCTGTAATCCCTAAGTAAGATAGCATGGACTGAATTTTGTCAAGCTGTCGTGCTGCCATGGTGTCTTGTGTTTCTTTAGCTAAGGAGGGTCCTAGAAGTTCTTGGATTAGCTTTAATTTGGCTTCCATTTCAATACTTTCTTTGACTTTGGACACGACTGATCGAACTTCAACGATATTAATGGGTTTAGTAATAAAAAATTCAATGCCAGCTTTATAAGCATTTTGGCGTAGTGTTTCATCTTTGACTTGAGAAATCATAATAAACTTTAAACTTGGTCGGCTTTGATGAATCTTCTCTACTAAGGTTACCCCATCAAGCTTGGGCATTAATAAGTCAATAAGGACAATATCAACATCAGAAACCAGTAAATCATTGTAAGCTTCTCTAGAGTTTGTCGTTGTTTTACAGATGGTGTGGTTAAAATCTGCCTCAATGATGTCTTGGAGAATCATTGTTATC
Coding sequences within:
- the rsmA gene encoding 16S rRNA (adenine(1518)-N(6)/adenine(1519)-N(6))-dimethyltransferase RsmA, encoding MRIADYSVTKAVLDRHGFTFKKSFGQNFLTDTNILQKIVDTAEIDQSVNVIEIGPGIGALTEFLAENAAEVMAFEIDDRLVPILADTLRDFDNVQVVNQDILKADLQTQIKQFKNPDLPIKVVANLPYYITTPILMHLIESKIPFQEFVVMMQREVADRISAEPNTKAYGSLSIAVQYYMTAKVAFIVPRTVFVPAPNVDSAILKMVRRDQPLIEVKDEDFFFRVSRLSFVHRRKTLWNNLTSHFGKSEDSKAKLEKGLALANIKPSIRGEALSIQDFGKLADALKDVGL
- a CDS encoding DNA-binding domain-containing protein, whose product is MKFYIIDDDPSITMILQDIIEADFNHTICKTTTNSREAYNDLLVSDVDIVLIDLLMPKLDGVTLVEKIHQSRPSLKFIMISQVKDETLRQNAYKAGIEFFITKPINIVEVRSVVSKVKESIEMEAKLKLIQELLGPSLAKETQDTMAARQLDKIQSMLSYLGITAEAGYTDIMTICNLMLEYTISFEQIDFEKHLSLDAHAQKIMLQRVRRAVKKAMVNIAHLCINDFENDISLQYANALFGYQNIHLEMQVIQKQGLQGGKVSLRKFFDELIVQSHNALFT